One part of the Flavobacterium johnsoniae UW101 genome encodes these proteins:
- a CDS encoding alpha/beta fold hydrolase has translation MKTIAKIKNSITNAVLLIAFLLVNASAIAQTEKQDGSLGTLKQINAGLLNVGYTEAGPSNGTPVILLHGWPYDIHSYNEVVPILVSKGYHVFTPYLRGSGTTTFLSKDTFRNGQQAALATDIIAFMDALKIDKAVVGGFDWGARTAVVMAALWPERIKGLVSVSGYLVVNLEANLKPLPPKAELGWWYQYYFATERGKLGYSQNTYEFNKQIWQIASPLWNFDKATYDQTAQSFNNSDHVAIVIHNYRWRQSLEAGESKYDALEKRLAARPEIKVPTITIGSDFDGAFADGKAYANKFTGKYAHRILKGIGHNVPQEDPKSFAQAIIEVDGMK, from the coding sequence ATGAAAACGATAGCAAAAATCAAAAACAGTATTACAAACGCAGTTCTTTTAATCGCCTTTCTTTTAGTAAACGCATCTGCAATTGCACAAACAGAAAAACAAGATGGTTCACTAGGAACTTTAAAACAAATCAATGCCGGATTATTAAATGTAGGATATACCGAAGCCGGCCCATCTAACGGAACTCCGGTAATCTTACTTCACGGCTGGCCTTATGACATTCACAGCTACAATGAAGTAGTGCCAATTTTAGTTTCAAAAGGTTATCATGTATTTACACCTTATTTAAGAGGTTCAGGAACAACAACCTTCCTTTCTAAAGATACTTTCAGAAACGGACAGCAGGCAGCATTAGCAACGGATATTATTGCTTTTATGGATGCTTTAAAAATCGACAAAGCCGTAGTTGGAGGATTCGATTGGGGAGCTAGAACAGCAGTTGTTATGGCAGCACTTTGGCCGGAACGCATAAAAGGTTTGGTTTCGGTAAGTGGATATTTAGTAGTGAATTTAGAAGCTAATTTAAAACCATTGCCTCCAAAAGCAGAACTTGGATGGTGGTACCAATATTATTTTGCAACCGAAAGAGGTAAACTAGGCTACAGCCAAAATACTTACGAATTCAACAAACAAATCTGGCAGATTGCTTCTCCATTATGGAATTTTGACAAAGCGACTTACGACCAAACAGCACAGTCATTTAACAATTCGGATCACGTAGCAATCGTAATTCACAATTACAGATGGAGACAATCTCTGGAAGCAGGAGAATCTAAATATGATGCTTTAGAAAAACGTCTTGCAGCAAGACCAGAAATTAAAGTACCAACCATTACAATAGGAAGTGATTTTGACGGTGCTTTCGCAGATGGAAAAGCCTATGCTAATAAATTCACAGGAAAATATGCTCACAGAATCCTAAAAGGAATAGGACACAATGTGCCACAAGAAGATCCAAAATCTTTTGCACAAGCAATTATTGAAGTAGATGGGATGAAATAA
- a CDS encoding cupin domain-containing protein — translation METKKQKTWVIIAIIILGIIAFLIPNQIAAQTGIKRTDLQKHNLSIPGRETVQAKIDFDVHTAFGKHSHPGEEIIYVLEGSLEYEVEGQAPITLKAGEVLFIPAGVIHSAKNNTNLKASELATYIVEKGKPVLVMKK, via the coding sequence ATGGAAACTAAAAAACAAAAAACATGGGTAATAATCGCCATTATCATTTTAGGAATAATCGCTTTTTTAATCCCGAATCAAATCGCAGCACAAACCGGAATAAAACGCACTGATTTACAAAAACACAATTTAAGCATTCCGGGAAGAGAAACCGTTCAGGCCAAAATTGATTTTGACGTACATACCGCTTTCGGAAAACATTCACATCCGGGAGAAGAAATCATTTACGTATTAGAAGGTTCACTTGAATATGAAGTGGAAGGCCAGGCGCCCATAACCTTAAAAGCAGGAGAAGTACTTTTTATTCCGGCTGGAGTAATTCACTCAGCTAAAAATAATACGAACTTAAAAGCATCAGAACTGGCAACATATATAGTAGAAAAAGGAAAACCGGTTTTGGTTATGAAAAAGTAG
- a CDS encoding SDR family oxidoreductase, with protein sequence MDNLKDKTAVITGGNSGIGYSTAKLLKEEGAQVIITGRRKEAIEKAALELGVTAITADQSSISDIESLALKVKQDFGKVDILFINAGIAGLGNIEQASEEQFDSIMNVNFKGAYFTLSRFIPILNDGASVVFLSSNTASMPGPESSVYSASKTALNSVMKSAALELAPRKIRVNSVSPGPTQTEVMKKVGLDEATVNGIMDMVVEKVPLKQMGKAEDVAKMVSYVSSDAAKFITGADFIMDGGMVLA encoded by the coding sequence ATGGACAATTTAAAAGATAAAACAGCCGTAATAACAGGTGGAAACAGCGGTATAGGATATTCTACAGCAAAACTGTTAAAAGAAGAGGGAGCGCAAGTTATTATTACCGGAAGAAGAAAAGAAGCAATCGAAAAAGCAGCACTGGAATTAGGCGTTACGGCAATAACAGCAGATCAATCGAGTATTTCTGATATTGAAAGTCTGGCTTTAAAAGTTAAACAGGATTTTGGTAAAGTAGATATTCTTTTCATCAATGCTGGAATTGCCGGATTAGGTAATATCGAACAAGCATCAGAAGAACAATTCGATAGTATTATGAATGTGAATTTTAAAGGTGCTTATTTCACATTAAGCCGATTTATTCCGATTTTAAATGATGGTGCTTCGGTTGTTTTTCTTTCTTCAAATACTGCCAGTATGCCAGGACCGGAATCTTCGGTTTATTCTGCAAGTAAGACTGCTTTGAATTCAGTTATGAAATCAGCTGCTTTAGAATTAGCGCCTAGAAAAATCAGAGTGAATTCTGTTAGTCCGGGACCAACTCAAACGGAGGTTATGAAGAAAGTAGGTTTAGACGAAGCCACTGTAAATGGTATTATGGATATGGTGGTAGAAAAAGTGCCGTTAAAACAAATGGGTAAAGCCGAAGACGTTGCCAAAATGGTTTCTTATGTAAGCAGTGATGCAGCAAAATTCATTACCGGAGCAGATTTTATTATGGACGGCGGAATGGTGTTAGCTTAA
- the kaiC gene encoding circadian clock protein KaiC, whose protein sequence is MQEKTKSHHFIFPKTPTGVDGLDEITEGGFPKGRPTLICGGAGCGKTLMSMQFLIKGITDHNENGVFMSFEEPSDDLTLNVKSLGFDLEQLKKDKKLVVDHVRVERSEIEEAGEYDLDGLFIRLGHAIDSIKATRVVLDTIESLFAGLDNQAILRAELRRLFHWLKTKGVTAVITGERGEATLTRQGLEEYVSDCVIVLDHRVIEQVSTRRLRIVKYRGSTHGTNEYPFLIDEEGISVLPITSLKLDNEVSSDIISTGVPGLNEMFNSGGFYRGSNILISGTAGTAKTTVACYFANEQCEKNEKTIYFAFEESPHQLVRNMKSIGIDLDKHIKKGILQIHSSRPSLNGLELHLLTLRKMIKEFAPTTIIIDPISNLISVGSEHEVRSMLVRLIDMLKANNITAMFTSLNKQTDNFRPDLAEESVSSLVDTWITVRDMEGVGERNRGIFIIKARGMGHSNQVREFVITNKGIELLDVELGPQGILTGAARKSHQFKKTISDIKLQNEISRKDREIERKRKVLEANIEALRTEFESAEEELSILKATEELQEKLSSKKKEN, encoded by the coding sequence GTGCAGGAAAAAACAAAATCACATCATTTTATATTCCCAAAGACTCCTACGGGCGTTGACGGACTAGACGAGATTACAGAAGGTGGTTTCCCAAAAGGGCGCCCTACTTTAATCTGCGGTGGTGCCGGCTGTGGAAAAACACTAATGTCAATGCAGTTCCTTATTAAAGGAATTACAGATCATAATGAAAACGGAGTTTTCATGTCCTTTGAAGAACCTTCAGATGATCTTACTTTAAATGTAAAATCTCTTGGTTTTGACCTTGAGCAGCTTAAAAAAGATAAAAAGCTTGTAGTAGATCATGTTCGCGTAGAAAGATCAGAAATTGAAGAAGCGGGAGAATACGATCTTGACGGCTTATTTATACGATTAGGTCATGCGATCGATTCTATAAAAGCAACCCGTGTTGTTCTGGATACCATCGAATCTTTATTTGCAGGTCTTGACAATCAGGCAATACTGAGAGCCGAATTACGAAGATTATTTCATTGGCTTAAAACAAAAGGCGTTACAGCGGTTATTACAGGCGAACGCGGCGAAGCAACCTTAACCCGTCAGGGATTAGAAGAATACGTTTCTGACTGTGTTATTGTTCTCGATCATCGTGTTATAGAGCAGGTTTCGACCAGAAGACTCCGCATTGTAAAATACAGAGGTTCTACACACGGAACAAACGAATATCCGTTTTTAATTGATGAAGAAGGTATTTCGGTACTTCCTATTACATCATTAAAACTCGATAACGAAGTTTCATCTGATATTATTTCTACAGGAGTTCCCGGATTAAACGAAATGTTTAACAGCGGCGGATTCTATCGCGGAAGCAACATTTTAATATCTGGAACTGCCGGAACAGCAAAAACTACCGTTGCCTGCTATTTTGCCAACGAACAATGCGAAAAGAACGAAAAAACGATTTATTTCGCTTTCGAAGAATCACCGCATCAATTGGTTCGCAACATGAAATCAATTGGTATTGATCTCGATAAACACATCAAAAAAGGCATTTTGCAAATACACTCTTCACGTCCGTCGTTAAACGGTCTTGAACTGCATTTGCTTACCCTTCGCAAAATGATAAAAGAATTTGCACCAACCACTATTATTATTGATCCTATTAGTAACCTTATTTCGGTAGGAAGCGAACACGAAGTTCGTTCTATGCTCGTAAGGTTGATTGATATGCTAAAAGCCAATAATATTACGGCGATGTTTACGTCTTTAAACAAACAAACGGACAATTTCAGACCAGATTTGGCCGAAGAATCTGTATCGTCACTAGTCGATACCTGGATTACCGTTCGTGATATGGAAGGCGTTGGCGAAAGAAACCGCGGCATTTTTATTATCAAAGCCAGAGGAATGGGACATTCTAACCAGGTCAGAGAATTTGTGATCACTAATAAAGGAATTGAATTATTGGATGTAGAATTAGGTCCACAGGGAATCCTAACCGGAGCAGCCAGAAAATCACATCAGTTTAAGAAAACCATTTCTGATATTAAGCTGCAAAATGAAATCAGCCGAAAAGACAGAGAGATTGAACGCAAACGCAAAGTTCTTGAAGCCAATATTGAAGCGTTGAGAACCGAATTTGAATCGGCAGAAGAAGAACTGAGTATCCTTAAAGCAACAGAAGAATTGCAGGAAAAACTGTCTTCTAAGAAAAAAGAAAATTAA
- a CDS encoding circadian clock KaiB family protein has protein sequence MKKEVAEWQLLLYIAGQTPKSIKALENIKKYAEEHLKGKYSIEIIDLLKNPQLAEGDQILAVPTLVRKFPEPIRKIIGDLSNEERVLVGLNIKPINT, from the coding sequence ATGAAAAAAGAAGTAGCCGAATGGCAATTATTGCTCTATATAGCAGGCCAAACGCCAAAATCGATCAAGGCGCTTGAAAACATAAAAAAGTACGCCGAAGAACATTTAAAAGGAAAATACAGCATCGAGATTATCGATTTGCTGAAGAATCCGCAATTGGCAGAAGGCGATCAAATTTTGGCTGTACCAACTTTGGTGAGAAAATTTCCTGAGCCAATACGTAAAATCATTGGTGACCTTTCTAATGAAGAAAGAGTTCTTGTAGGTCTTAATATTAAACCTATAAACACCTAA
- a CDS encoding circadian clock KaiB family protein: MEDSSDGTSTTKHKFMLFVSGMSVKSGHAIENLRKICDTYLNNNYELEIIDISRDKEQAVIHQIVAIPTLIKVYPEPKRIILGDLSDKEKVLYILNIGA; this comes from the coding sequence ATGGAAGATTCATCTGATGGCACAAGTACAACCAAACACAAATTCATGCTTTTTGTTTCAGGTATGTCTGTTAAATCAGGACATGCAATCGAGAATTTACGCAAAATATGCGACACTTATCTAAACAATAATTATGAATTAGAAATAATAGATATAAGCCGTGATAAGGAACAAGCCGTAATTCATCAAATTGTGGCAATCCCAACATTAATCAAAGTTTATCCAGAACCCAAAAGAATCATACTGGGAGATCTGTCAGATAAAGAAAAGGTTTTATATATACTAAATATAGGCGCATAG
- a CDS encoding sensor histidine kinase, with protein MKSKEINIESLLAEIESLKEELYESNSIVNAIKQGDVDALVVNNNGVPELYSLETADYTYRLLIEKFRQGALSISRNGLILYCNDYFSELVGIPSEQIIGTYLNEYFDNPTQFVQIIQALRYGIATHEIFFKSNNEKKTFPAYIALTDLEPSVEAIGIVITDLTEKKKHEEALIRHQEELEEKIKELNRINTNLEEFIHVISHDLKEPLRKIVMHNDRIDGSYLSETDAKSMNVLKSSALRLNSLVDDLVQYSSHTAQEERTEINLASIIAEVIEDLEIIITDKKAEIQIGKLPAIKASKVQIRQLFGNLITNAIKYSKEAVAPFIEIYQAENLNVEMPNQNAKFVKIQIKDNGIGMESSHLLKIFTIFQRLHARNEYSGNGIGLAICKKIMENHSGNITVESTLNEGTTFNLYFPIV; from the coding sequence TTGAAGAGCAAAGAAATAAATATAGAATCATTACTCGCAGAAATAGAATCATTAAAGGAAGAACTTTATGAATCTAACAGCATCGTCAATGCCATAAAACAAGGAGATGTAGATGCTTTGGTAGTGAATAACAATGGAGTTCCTGAACTTTATTCTCTGGAAACGGCAGATTATACGTACCGTCTTCTTATAGAAAAGTTCCGGCAGGGTGCGCTTAGTATTTCGCGCAACGGACTCATATTGTATTGCAACGACTATTTTTCAGAACTGGTCGGCATTCCTTCAGAGCAGATTATAGGGACGTATTTAAACGAATATTTTGATAATCCCACGCAGTTTGTACAGATTATTCAGGCGCTTCGATACGGAATCGCCACACACGAAATCTTTTTTAAATCCAATAACGAAAAAAAAACTTTTCCGGCTTATATCGCCTTAACCGATCTCGAACCCTCCGTAGAAGCCATTGGAATCGTAATTACAGATTTAACCGAAAAGAAAAAACACGAAGAAGCTTTAATTCGTCATCAAGAAGAATTAGAAGAAAAAATCAAAGAGTTAAACCGAATCAACACCAATCTCGAAGAGTTTATTCACGTAATCTCGCACGATTTAAAAGAACCGCTCCGAAAAATTGTAATGCACAATGACAGAATCGACGGAAGTTATCTTTCTGAAACCGATGCCAAATCAATGAACGTTCTAAAATCATCGGCCTTGCGATTGAATTCACTGGTTGATGATTTGGTGCAGTATTCGTCGCACACCGCGCAGGAAGAACGAACCGAAATTAATCTCGCTTCGATAATTGCCGAAGTCATCGAAGATCTCGAAATTATAATTACCGATAAAAAAGCCGAAATTCAAATAGGAAAACTTCCCGCCATAAAAGCCTCTAAAGTTCAAATCCGCCAGCTTTTTGGCAACCTCATTACCAACGCCATAAAATACAGCAAAGAAGCCGTTGCGCCGTTTATAGAAATTTACCAGGCCGAAAATTTAAATGTTGAAATGCCAAATCAAAATGCTAAATTTGTAAAGATTCAAATAAAAGACAACGGAATTGGCATGGAGTCGAGCCATCTTCTTAAAATCTTTACCATTTTTCAGCGCCTTCACGCCCGAAACGAATATTCAGGAAACGGAATTGGCCTTGCAATTTGTAAAAAAATTATGGAAAACCACTCCGGAAACATAACCGTCGAAAGCACGCTCAACGAAGGCACAACATTTAATCTTTACTTTCCAATTGTATAA
- a CDS encoding response regulator produces the protein MPQKNNLHIIIAEDDFDDADVICETFNQNPNFGKVSLVANGEELLNYLKNASNESPDVILTDINMPIVDGIEALQQILNNSDLKNIPCFVYSTSINPSYKEKCDDLGVKAYLIKPYSFEAFAEIPKTILSIIQA, from the coding sequence ATGCCACAAAAAAACAACCTGCATATCATAATCGCAGAAGATGACTTTGATGACGCTGACGTTATCTGCGAAACCTTCAACCAAAACCCCAATTTTGGCAAAGTAAGCCTTGTAGCCAATGGTGAAGAACTGCTCAATTACCTAAAAAACGCATCAAACGAAAGCCCAGACGTAATCCTGACCGACATTAACATGCCTATTGTCGATGGCATAGAAGCCTTACAACAAATTTTAAACAACTCAGACTTAAAAAACATTCCCTGTTTTGTATATTCTACAAGTATAAATCCCTCATACAAAGAAAAATGCGACGATCTGGGCGTAAAAGCCTATCTTATAAAACCTTATTCTTTTGAGGCTTTTGCCGAAATTCCAAAAACCATTTTGAGTATTATACAAGCCTAG
- the tssD gene encoding type VI secretion system tube protein TssD, translated as MSFLAKLQIDGEEFNVLDFNIKFWQKIDGLNKPVGNAKGGTIKISIEASQSTSFLSWMLSGDLTKNGKIIFFRRDAMSKMRELTFDKAYCISYNEEFKSTTQTPMLISMELTAKQLVFGDADFSKKWISLN; from the coding sequence ATGAGCTTTTTAGCAAAACTACAAATTGACGGAGAAGAATTTAATGTGCTTGATTTTAATATAAAATTCTGGCAGAAAATTGACGGATTAAATAAACCCGTTGGAAACGCCAAAGGAGGCACAATAAAAATAAGTATCGAGGCCAGCCAAAGCACCAGTTTTTTATCCTGGATGTTAAGCGGTGATTTAACCAAAAACGGCAAAATTATTTTTTTTAGAAGAGATGCCATGAGCAAAATGAGGGAATTAACTTTTGATAAAGCCTACTGCATTTCTTATAACGAAGAATTTAAAAGTACAACCCAAACCCCAATGCTTATTTCAATGGAATTAACGGCTAAGCAACTGGTTTTTGGAGATGCCGACTTTTCTAAAAAATGGATTTCACTTAACTAA
- a CDS encoding type VI secretion system Vgr family protein, with product MSHFSEQVQITIEGFSQNVIYYNLQLSQKMADHHHFSFFWQYTGKPIIEPQDQEKAFSNYIGSEVIFTFKVNGIRLMSKGRITKLGSLDEDGSPAGLQVSGISHTITLDDMPKSRIFLEKNLQQIGLEIFAEESSGEFYQRESIVPTYTKEFKFKTQYNETNFDFLKRLSQRYAQWFYFDGMRMQFGKIKNTNIRLINESSLHNFSIEANLVSQKTSFSGYDYTTASNLKNGAEKTSQGSRDRFASIANFKQPYIVRPGLENGAYTNNAQNKQDIEEMVKMQTAGHDANSIFYSGTSYLPIGLGQTFTIENKTVEHHLLAIEIVHRSEVNGNYTCEFKAIPADVAAPHYTNVNAFAAAESQSAKVIDNNDPEKLGRVKVQYNWYTYASKSEWMRVAQSYGGSGKGNYFKPEIGEEVQVSFEGSNTDCPYVSACFYNGMEKPDFFDPKNLIKGLKMRFGQMLKFVEKAGIWLSDPSGNEIHLDEENKNINATTPETFTIRAKNIVFEATESITVKAGTNILETAGINKTLQVGGILDTSVGGNKILNVIGDYNANVEGDHNSDIKKDYNTASNGTITSSSEESYEIHSKKNIKNNSSENTTQN from the coding sequence ATGTCACATTTTTCAGAACAAGTACAAATTACGATAGAAGGTTTTTCTCAAAATGTTATTTATTACAATCTTCAACTGTCTCAAAAAATGGCCGATCATCACCATTTTTCTTTCTTTTGGCAGTATACCGGAAAACCTATTATAGAACCTCAGGATCAAGAAAAAGCATTTAGTAATTATATAGGCAGTGAAGTAATTTTTACCTTCAAAGTAAATGGCATCAGGCTCATGTCTAAAGGAAGAATTACAAAATTAGGTTCTCTAGACGAAGACGGAAGCCCGGCCGGACTTCAGGTTTCGGGAATCAGTCATACCATTACGCTTGACGACATGCCAAAATCCCGAATATTCCTTGAAAAAAATCTACAGCAAATTGGACTCGAAATTTTTGCCGAAGAAAGTTCTGGAGAATTCTATCAGCGCGAATCTATTGTTCCTACTTATACAAAAGAATTTAAATTTAAAACCCAGTATAACGAAACCAATTTTGATTTCCTTAAGCGTCTTTCTCAACGTTATGCGCAATGGTTTTATTTTGACGGAATGCGCATGCAGTTCGGAAAAATTAAAAATACCAACATCAGGCTTATAAACGAATCCTCGCTTCATAACTTTAGTATCGAAGCCAATTTGGTTTCGCAAAAAACTTCATTCAGCGGTTACGATTATACTACTGCGTCTAATTTAAAAAACGGTGCCGAAAAAACTTCACAAGGAAGCAGGGACAGGTTTGCTTCTATTGCCAATTTTAAACAACCTTATATTGTTCGTCCGGGATTAGAAAACGGTGCTTATACCAACAATGCCCAAAACAAACAAGATATTGAAGAAATGGTAAAAATGCAGACAGCCGGGCACGATGCCAACAGCATATTTTACAGCGGTACCTCCTACCTGCCTATAGGTTTAGGCCAGACTTTTACCATAGAAAACAAAACCGTAGAACATCATTTACTGGCAATTGAAATTGTACACCGCTCTGAAGTAAACGGAAATTACACCTGCGAATTCAAAGCCATTCCTGCCGATGTTGCCGCGCCGCATTATACTAATGTAAATGCATTTGCTGCTGCCGAAAGTCAGTCGGCTAAAGTAATTGATAACAATGACCCCGAAAAACTCGGACGTGTAAAAGTACAGTACAATTGGTATACTTATGCTTCTAAAAGCGAATGGATGCGTGTTGCACAATCGTACGGAGGTTCAGGAAAAGGAAATTATTTCAAACCCGAAATTGGCGAAGAAGTTCAGGTAAGTTTTGAAGGCAGTAATACCGACTGTCCGTACGTATCTGCCTGTTTCTATAACGGAATGGAAAAACCAGATTTTTTTGATCCCAAAAATTTAATTAAAGGTTTAAAAATGAGATTTGGGCAAATGCTCAAATTCGTCGAAAAAGCAGGAATCTGGCTTTCTGACCCTAGCGGAAATGAAATTCATCTAGACGAAGAGAACAAAAACATAAATGCCACAACGCCGGAAACTTTTACCATTAGAGCTAAAAATATTGTTTTTGAGGCAACGGAAAGTATTACGGTAAAAGCGGGAACTAATATTCTCGAAACTGCGGGCATAAACAAAACTTTACAGGTTGGAGGGATTTTAGATACGAGTGTTGGAGGTAATAAAATCTTAAATGTTATAGGAGATTACAATGCTAATGTTGAAGGAGATCATAACTCTGATATTAAAAAAGATTATAATACTGCCAGTAATGGAACAATAACTTCCAGTAGTGAAGAATCTTACGAAATACATTCAAAAAAGAATATTAAAAATAACAGCAGTGAAAATACTACCCAAAATTAA
- a CDS encoding retropepsin-like aspartic protease family protein, with translation MNYNKLLLCLLFTMQTALGQTNPDISLKQLSKQHQYAKMDSLNNKEKGKDYYFYKGLYANVCNKPKLSNQYLDSLKNNELTNSYEFAKLKNDNYIKLFNYNLAYTASKVLTLKFQKQYTEDELQDELNTQRIWQTLRNTRSQTIDKFSTISVAAVKDKAGLITTEVKANDTLCSFVFDTGAGISCITESVAKKMGVKILPDNNISVASFTGQKNKVRIGVAPEINLGELKIHNAVFLVYPDKAFTFADGAYVINGIIGFPIVKELGTITIEKDKLTFSKELETNTTEKNLFVDELRAIVMLTYKGKTLPFNFDSGAKESLFNKAFYETFKTDLDRMGALETSKSSSAGAEVVSTEVLVLKDQQLYLGKKLIQLPKMEIDQKNYGVYGEVNFGNIGQDVLGQFEKVVISFDGNYLRLED, from the coding sequence ATGAACTATAACAAACTTTTACTTTGTCTTTTATTTACAATGCAGACAGCATTAGGACAAACCAACCCCGACATTAGTTTAAAACAATTAAGCAAACAGCATCAGTATGCTAAAATGGATAGTTTGAACAATAAGGAAAAAGGCAAAGATTATTATTTCTATAAAGGACTATATGCCAATGTCTGCAATAAACCCAAATTGTCAAACCAGTATTTGGACAGTTTGAAAAACAACGAACTTACCAATAGTTACGAATTTGCGAAGCTGAAAAATGATAACTATATCAAACTCTTTAATTACAATTTAGCTTATACGGCTTCTAAAGTTTTGACGCTTAAATTTCAAAAACAGTATACCGAAGACGAACTTCAGGACGAATTAAACACACAGCGAATCTGGCAGACTTTACGCAATACACGCTCACAGACAATTGATAAATTTTCTACAATTTCAGTTGCTGCGGTAAAAGACAAAGCAGGTTTAATTACAACCGAAGTTAAAGCAAACGATACACTTTGCAGTTTTGTTTTTGATACCGGAGCAGGAATCAGCTGTATTACCGAAAGTGTGGCGAAGAAAATGGGAGTTAAAATTCTGCCGGATAATAATATTTCGGTGGCGAGTTTTACGGGACAAAAAAATAAAGTTCGTATAGGCGTAGCACCCGAAATTAATTTAGGTGAATTGAAAATTCATAATGCCGTGTTTTTAGTATATCCTGATAAGGCATTTACGTTTGCAGACGGCGCTTATGTCATTAACGGAATTATTGGTTTTCCTATAGTAAAAGAGTTAGGAACGATTACGATTGAAAAAGATAAACTTACCTTTTCTAAAGAATTAGAGACCAATACAACCGAAAAAAACTTATTTGTAGACGAACTCAGAGCGATTGTAATGCTTACGTATAAAGGCAAAACCCTGCCGTTTAATTTTGACAGCGGAGCAAAAGAAAGTCTTTTCAACAAAGCGTTTTACGAAACCTTCAAAACTGATCTTGACCGCATGGGTGCTTTAGAAACCTCTAAATCCTCCAGCGCTGGCGCAGAAGTGGTTTCTACAGAAGTTTTGGTTTTAAAAGACCAGCAACTCTATCTTGGAAAAAAACTAATTCAACTCCCAAAAATGGAAATCGACCAAAAGAACTATGGCGTTTATGGAGAAGTTAATTTTGGAAATATTGGGCAGGATGTATTGGGACAATTTGAAAAGGTTGTGATTAGTTTTGATGGTAATTATTTGAGGTTGGAGGATTAG